Part of the Nycticebus coucang isolate mNycCou1 chromosome 22, mNycCou1.pri, whole genome shotgun sequence genome, ttttttttttttttgcagtttttggccagggccgggtttgaacccaccacctccggtatatggagccggtgccctactcctttgagtcacaggtgctggcCAATCTGAGCCTTCTTTTACACCCTATTAGGTGTAGGGCCTTGGAGAAGAAACCTAAGGAAGTAAAAGATGCTtgaaagtgtttgggaaggaaaCAGCATATCTTAGTAGTATCATCACTGTGTCACATAGGGATGTGGCAGCTCAGCCACAGGATCTCTCCCTCCTGTAGGTCTCAGTGGGAAGAAACTTCAGTCCCTAGTGGAAACTTCAGAAGGATACACAGGTCTCCAGCTCCAAGCCCCAAATATCTTGGGGGCATTAAACTTTCTGGCTTTATCTTTCACCTGTCCATATTGGGCTGCATTTACCAGCACAGACAGGGAATCCCCAGGAATGGAATTCCATGCTCCAACCCCCTTCTCATACAAATAGGACTTTTGCTCCTGCCAACTGGAATCCCCTCCCTCCAGGGCTGCTCTGGGTCCTATATACTTAAAAGAGACAGGGTGTCTCCCTTGCAGAGCAAAGAAGCAGATCAACTGCCTTCTGCTGCACCACATGTGATCAAGACAAAACAGGTCCATATACTGCAGCAGGAGGGAAGGAGTTACTCAAGCAGAAGAACAAGCATTTCTAGGTAGGACCAAGGGAACCATTGGGCAAGTTCACTTCCCTAGCATCCCCAAGAATGGACAATTGAACCCCACATTAACGTTGTCTCCCCACTCActagggaggagagaaaggaagacctGCCCCTGCTGAGTGAGAGTCAACTCATCTCCAACACACTTTGATCACAGCCATTTCCAGACTTGTGCAGGTCCCTCTCAGGAGTGCCTTCCCATCTCTGCACAGAGTGTcatcctctcccttctccatCAGAGgcacagaggctgggaagggccaGGGAAACATTGCCAGGTAGTGAAAGGTGGGTGGATATGAATAGGGAGCTTGAAGTGTGTGAGGGCTGGATGTATAATAATTGCAcctttacttctgtttttgtgagAGGCAGGAGGTGCAGGGGTCAAGAGCCTAGCAGGCTATGCAGCGAGAGATCCAAGTTTTAGTACTGGTCCTGCCTTATTAGCTTGGGAGGGAGAGCAGACTCTGGTCTTAAATCATAAAAAAACAGCCTTAGAATAGAGCTCTGAAAGCAGCCTGCCCAGCCCTACTTTATCCTGGCTGGGTGGACCTTTACTGTCTTTCTCCGGGCACTGAAATAATCATGAGCCCAAGGTTTTGTCAAGCTCTAGACATGTGCCATCTGTGTGCTAGATGGAGAGATCTAACAGAGACACGGCCTCTGACTTCAGCCTTACAAGGAagataataaacacataaaataaacaagGCTGGAGCAGGCAGGTAAGGAGAAGGAAAAGCTAACTGGACCTTGAAGAGTGGGAAGTGAGGAGGTAGAATGGAGTAGGGCAGGCATTCCCAGCAGAGGCACAGCTGGCATAGTGGCAGACATGGAGAAAGCCAGCTAGCTTGGAAGATCTGCCGCTCCAAGGCAGGAGACCCAAGCTGCCCAGACTAGCATACCTTTGGTGTGGTGGCTTAGTATCATGGCGCAGAAGTCTTACTGAGATAACTAGAGAAATGCATAGACACAAATAGGAGAATGATCTCCAGTTTCTTCCAGActcatgtttttttattattattaagtcatttgtacatagatcataaatacatttgtgcCATTATAAGATTCTATGTgttcattatttgtacaaattggagtgcttacatcctactaatcaacacgTTTTTTAATGGCtagaacaaacaccacatgtactcacttttAAACtgaaactaactgatgagcaTCCATGCACCCAGAGGGAAATAAAAGtcagtggaaatcaaccaggAGAGAGGGGGGATCAAAGGGGCAAAAACAAACCCAATAaatacagtgaacactatttgggtgaaaGGCACGCATATAGTCAGGACTCAAGTTTTACAAAAGTAATTCATGTAATCAAAAACATTTATGTCCCCTTAAAAAAGTTAGAACTAGATTGAGAAAGGTCTTGAATGCCAGTCTAGGGAGATGTCATAAGGGGCATGACTGCTGAGACAGTAGCTGCTGGTGGGTGATAGGGAGAAGAGGTCAGGAGAGGTCCTCTGCAAGAGTCTAGGTCTGAGGTGTGGATTGGAGAAATGGAGCATGCGGGATTTGCGAAAATGAGTCTGTGGGCACTTCTTCTTTCTTAGCCCTTGTCATCTTGGCACCAGGGTTTGACATGTGCACTGCTGACCAGTCCTTATCTCTTGAAAGTTTCCCCTCTCAACATGAAAGACTGAGCTGCCCCAGTCTCCTCTTACTTTCACAAACCGTCCTTATTCTGGACAAGGTTCATCCAATTATTGCTTTTTCTTAAAGCTAGAATACATGTCTGACACCATCTTCTTTTACCTATTCAGCCTTGGACAGCTTTTCTGTCTTCCTCACCTCCACCATCATCTCATGACCATTTGCCCCATGATCATGTTTTCAGCCTTGTCCTTTGGACCTCAGATGCTCAAGAATACCAATGCACCTGCTCTCTCTTCTGTCCACTGCTCTTTCCACCAAGCTCCCCATGATCTAAACTGCtttcatttattgagcattttctaTAAATTAGGCATGTTTCATACAATCTCCATTATGAAGATATTACCCCCACTTATCAAATGAAAACCCTGCGATTGTGAGAGGCTAAGTGACTCAGGAGCAGGTGAAGAGGCTACCAGGCTCATGTGTGCCTGACACTCGAGTCTATGCTCTGTGTATTCTCCAAGGCCCTGAGTATGTGTGTCTGGCTTCTGGGAAGAATTTCCTGCCAACACAATTCTATTCTGCTGTCTGCTCTGCTCATCCCTCACCCTTTGTGCTCAGGTGCTGATGCAATCACAGATTGCCAGCCTGGTGCTCCTGGTACCACAGAACATCAGCTCTGTGACCGAGTTCATCCTACTTGGCTTCTCCGGTGAGACACAGGTCAGAATGACCCTGTTcaccttcttcttcctcctctaccTCATCACCCTTCTGGGCAACGGACTCATTGTCACCTTAATCTATCTGGACTCATGCCTCCACACACCCATGTACTTCTTTCTCAGTATCCTCTCCTTGGTGGACATGAGCTATGTCACCACCACCATGCCTCAGATGTTGGTTAACATGGTAAGTCCAAGGAGGACCATCTCCTGGGGAGCTTGTACTGCCCAGATGTTCATCTTTTTGGTACTGGGCATTGCTGAGTGTGTCCTCTATGCCATTATGGCCTATGACAGGTATGTTGCCATCTGCTTTCCCCTTCACTATACCCTATTCATGAGCAGTCCCATTTGCATCAAGATGGTCACAATGTGTTTGTCCATTAGCATGGCTGGGGCCCTGGTCTACACTGTCTTCACCATGCATCTGCCTTATTGTGGCCCCTACAAGATAAACCACTTCTTCTGTGAGGTCCCTGCTGTCCTAAAGTTGGCCTGTGCAGACACATCCTTCAATGACCACTTAGACTTCATATTGGGTTTCATCCTGCTCTTGGTCCCACTCTCCCTCATTCTGGCCTCTTATGTGTGTATTTTTGCCGCCATCTTCAGAATCCACTCATCCCAGGGGAGACTCAAGTCCTTTTCCACATGTGCTTCCCATATCACCGTGGTCACCATGTTCTATGGGCCAGCCATGATCATGTACATGAGGCCCAGCTCCTGGTATGACCCAGAGAGGGACAAGAAGCTGGCACTGTTCTACAATGTTGTCTCTGCCTTCCTCAATCCCATCATCTACAGCCTCAGGAACAAAGATGTAAAGGTGGCCTTTCTGAAAGTACTTAGACACAGAGAGACATGCTAATGACCCATGATATTTCAGAGTTGTCCATAGTCACAGGCAGGATGAATGGGACTCATTTGGTATGGTAAAGGCATAACAATTCTGGCTAACCTGAGTTTTCCTGGGGCTTTGAGCAGCCAAGAGGGCATAACCATCCCTTAACCAAGGTTCCTCTCTTATCGTATTTGTTGGAAAATTTTCAGCTGCCACCACCAAAGACTCAGTTGGGTGTTGAAGGTAAAGAATTTCTTTACAAAGACTATGTTCATGGCAATTGCTTTATTAGCTTTCCTTGGGTTCTCTCTTTACCTCTGGAAGTTTATGTCAGCTCAACAGGATCACAGCCAAATGTTTAATGCGCACTGTTTTTCTATGGTGTAAAGGAATTTggactgaaaatggcataaacaATAGGCAGATGATGGACAGATATAGTCTTGTGTTACTGTCTGATATTTACCAAATAATATTTAGCATTGCTTTTTGCATTAGGTGCTATAACATAATAGCTAGAATTATTTTAACTCGTATATCTTCAACAATATGGCTAACAATTGGTGTAGTCTGGACTCAGCTTGTGAAACTCTAACCTATTCAGTTTAAAATTTACAGTTTAAAtctcacttttattttaataaaacaaatacaggTTGAGTAGTCCTTATCCGatatgcttgggaccagaagtgtgtcagagtttgactttttttttttttttgaattttgaagcaTTTGCATTATTCATACTGGTTCAGCATcactaatctgaaaatccaaaatctgaaatacttcaaTGAACAAAACTTTTGAGTGTCATGTTGGTGCtccaaaagttaaaattttagaacattttgggTATCTAGAGTAAGGCTGCTCAACCTGCATGtatatttcacaaaagaaaagtatgtgtgtgtattgtgCACATCAATATCTACATATATCTACATGCATGTGTGAGGGTGGATTGATAGAGACAgtgataaataaatagaatacagCAATAGAGATTACAGAAAATGACAAAGACTCCATTTTCCCCCATATAAAAGAAACTCTTGTTAATATTTTTCCACATTTAgtctgactttctttctttttcaaaaaaagtgtTAAATAATAACAGATAAAGTTGAAATCCCTTTTAATATTTCCAACTCCCCTGATTCAATCACAGTTATATCCATGAATAATATACAGAATGGTTCTTGTAtgtatttaaattgttttcaagtagtttttttttcaaaatatttatttcaagtattatttaaattgttttgatGGTAGCGTGGTATCAGTATAACTCTGAAAAAAATTTCACTCAACACTGTGTTTCTGACATCTATATATTTGGTAACTAGATGTCTAACTCATTCTCTTTAACAAGCATCTGAGTACACCACGGTTAATTTATCTAATTCCCTACGTAGCTGAATATTCCTTCATTTCCTATTTTTCACTATTTAAACAATTTTGCAACAAGTGTCTTTGGGCATTTCTACATATATGTCTTTTTCTAGGATTTATGTGTGGAACTAGATTTTGCCAATTGTAGACTCAAAGAAGTTTCAGATTTAATTGATACTCTCAAGTTATTTTCCAAGCAGTTATGCCAGCAGAGGCATCTGCTCACCCCGAATACAGGTCCTCATCAACACTTGACATTTTTCATCAATCTCAGTTAGCCTAACATTTCTATCCATCTTATAAATGGATAGATATGTGCATATTGATCGATAGAAATAGTGATAGGTAGAATATAACAACAGAGATTATAGAAAACAACCTAACAAAAACTCCATTTTCCTCCATATAAAAGAAAcacttgttaatatttttctgtatttagtctttcttttttaaaaaaagttttaaataataacagataaaatTGAGATGCCTTTTTAATATTTACAACTCCCCTGACCCAATCCTTGTATTCATGAACAATACATAGAATTGttcttgtatatatttaaattgtttccaagtagttttttctttgaaaacatttatttaaagtaGCCTTTAAACTGTTTTGAAGGTAGCATGGTATCAGTataactctgaaaaaaaattaacttaacaTCATGTTTCCGACATCTGTGCATTTGGAAATTATAAGTCCAGCTCATTCTCTTTAACAACCATCCAAGTACACCACGGTTCATTTATCTAACTCCCTATTGTTGGATATATGTTCATTTCCAATTcttcaatatttaaataattttacagcaaatctctttgagcatttttacatGTATAAGTCTTTTTTCTAAGATTTATGTATGAAAgtagatttttttcagattatggAATCAAAGAAATTTCAAATTTGATTGATACTCCCAAATTATTTTCCCAAGCCATTATACCAATCTACACCTCTCATCCCCACTAACAC contains:
- the LOC128574702 gene encoding olfactory receptor 2A12-like; the protein is MAFMTLQAPPISLEGGSMNQEDGSLQPARVLRRSSFKRLSLRNDGYTTILEVKGLGSKQLLPSLYDQNLELWWTLPISTIPHADGDDARFPADPSGAPGCLNTFPHPQSLRTGSAHAAGFPLFVQPRLSASSFRGQLLVVKSPVPNPRPVDEGVMRASQGAAHLDVSAASGMTKVLMQSQIASLVLLVPQNISSVTEFILLGFSGETQVRMTLFTFFFLLYLITLLGNGLIVTLIYLDSCLHTPMYFFLSILSLVDMSYVTTTMPQMLVNMVSPRRTISWGACTAQMFIFLVLGIAECVLYAIMAYDRYVAICFPLHYTLFMSSPICIKMVTMCLSISMAGALVYTVFTMHLPYCGPYKINHFFCEVPAVLKLACADTSFNDHLDFILGFILLLVPLSLILASYVCIFAAIFRIHSSQGRLKSFSTCASHITVVTMFYGPAMIMYMRPSSWYDPERDKKLALFYNVVSAFLNPIIYSLRNKDVKVAFLKVLRHRETC